In Pseudomonas sp. p1(2021b), the genomic window AGCACTGCACGCACCTGCCCATCGCGCTCCAGCACCAGATGCTCGGCCGCCCAGCCGGTCGCGGGCGCGACGCTGCCGCTGTCCTCCAGGGCGCCGAGGAAGGCATGGCGCAGGAAAGGTTGACCGGCGGGCACCAGGGCATCCCAGGTCGCCGCCGACAGGTCACGTAGATGGGCAAGGCTGTACAGGCTGGTCACGATGTCGACTCACAGGCCAGGAAGTGGCCAGTATCCCGAAGTGGGTCGCGACACTCAAATGGCGCGTTCACGGCCTGCTCACTTAACCGCAGTGCCATCAAATAGACATTATTCTGTCACGCCTCCCCGCAATACTGGCGCCTGTTTTTCGGAACCCCGGCAACCCCTCTAGCCAGGGCCTTTCCGAAGGCATGCCAACTAAGGGGCAGGCGCAAGAGCCTCCCCAACTTTTTCCAACAGGGAGAACCTTATGCGTCTTGTTTCTACACTTACCGGAGTAAGCCTCACCGGCATGATGCTGGCACTGAGCGCTCCGGCCAGTGCTGCAGTCGACGCCAAGCTGCTCGAGATGCTCCGCGCCAACGGCTCGATCAACCAGGCGCAGTACAACGAACTGCAGGCCGATCTGGCCAAGGAAACCAAGGAAAAGGCAGAGCAGAAAGCCCAGGCCGATCGCCTGAGCTCCTTCGAGCAGAAAGTGGCATGGGCCGCCAAGACCCAGATCAAGGGCGACGTGCGCCTGCGCTACGAAGACGTCAACGTCGACAACCCCAACAGCCGCAGCGGCAACCAGGACCGCGAGCGCGTCCGTGCCCGCGTCGGCTTCTACAGCCAGATCAACCCGCAGGTCGATGCCGGTATCCGCGTGGCCACCGGCAGCAGTTCCGATGCCCGCTCCACCAACCAGAGCCTGGACAACTACTTCGACAAGAAGTCGCTGTGGGTAGACCTGGCCTACCTCGACTGGCACCCGACCGCCGTGCCGAACCTGCACCTGATCGGCGGCAAGATGCCTCAGCCTTGGGTGAGCATGGGCGACATCATCTGGGACAGCGACATCAACCCCGAAGGCGTGGCCGTCACCTACAAGACCGACCTGGGCGGCGCCGAGCTGTTCGGCAGCGCCGGCCACTACAACCTCAAGGACAACGTGGACGGCGACGGCGTGCAGTTCAAGCACGATGCCCAGCTGTACCACGGCCAGTTGGGCGCACGCTTCGATGCGGCCGACACCGTCAAGGTCACCGTGGGTACCAGCATCTACGGCTATGACAATGACAAGGAATCGGCTGCCCTGCGCGCCTTCGGCAACACCACCAACGAGTTCAACCTGGTGGAAGGCTTCGGCCAAGTGGACTTCACCGGCTTCGCCATCCCGCTGTCGGCCTACGGCCAGTACGTGAAGAACACCGAAAGCACCGACGGCGAAGACAAGGCCTGGCTGGCCGGCCTGAAGACCAAGCTCGGCGCCTGGAGCCTGGATTACAACTACCGCGACGTGCAGCGCAACGCGGTGGTCAGCGCCTTCACCGACTCCGACTTCGGTGCCGGCTTCACCGGTTCGCGCGGTCACAAGTTCAAGGTTGGCTATGAGATCGACAAGAACTTCTCGCTGGGCGCAGCCTACCTGATGGCCAAGACCGACCTGTCTCAGCTGCCGAACAGCAATGCCGACGTCGACACCCTGCAGGTCGATCTGGAAGCCAAGTTCTAAGCGCAAGCTCCCCTGCGTCACTCAGGCGGGAAGTGCCGACCCCATCCGGCACTTCCCGCTTTTTTTTGCCTGTTGCACATGCGTCGGCCCCATCGCGGGACAAGCCCGCTCCTACAGGTACGACGTCAATGCTGCCATTGTGCGAGCTTGCCCCGCGACGGGGCCGGTACGGGGGATCAGCGCTTGCGCAGGATCACGCTACCGATCGAATACCCCGCACCGAACGAACTGAGCACGCCCAAGGCGCCCTTGGGCAGGTCATCCTGGTACAGGTGGAAAGCAATCACCGAGCCCGCCGAACTGGTGTTGGCATAACGGTCCAGAATCACCGGTGCATCGTCCTCGGCGACCTCGCGCCCCACCAGCTTCTTGACGATCAGGTGGTTCATGCTGAGGTTGGCCTGGTGCAGCCAGAAGCGATTGACGTCGCTCGGTTGCAGGTCGTTTTCCTCCAGGTGCTGGCCGATCAGCTCGGCGACCTTCGGGCAGACCTCCTTGAATACCTTGCGGCCTTCCTGCACGAACAGCTTGTCTGGCGCGTCGATCCCCTCCTCCGCTGCCCGGTTGAGGAAACCGAAGTTATTGCGGATGTTGTTGGAGAAGCCGGTCCACAGCTTGGTGCTGACGACCTCGAACTGGTGCGCCGAGGTGGCCTGGTCGGCGCGTTCGACCAGTACGGCGGTGGCGGCATCGCCGAAGATGAAGTGGCTGTCGCGGTCACGGAAGTTCAAGTGCCCGGTGCAAATCTCCGGGTTGACCATCAGTACCGCGCGGGCCTGGCCCAGTTGCACGCTGTTGGCGGCGGTCTGGATGCCGAAAGTGGCCGAGGAGCAGGCCACGTTCATGTCGAAGGCAAAGCCTTCTATGCCCAGCGCCTGTTGCACTTCGATGGAGATAGCCGGGTACGGGCGCTGCAGGTTGGAGCAGGCGACGATCACCCCGTCCACGTCGGCGGCAGTGCGGCCTGCACGCTCGAGGGCCTGGCGAGCGGCGGCCACGGCCATTTCACAGAGGATCGACGGCTCGTCATTGGAGCGCTCCGGCAGGCGCGGCTTCATGCGTTGCGGGTCGAGAATGCCGGCCTTGTCCATGACGAAGCGGCTCTTGATGCCGGAAGCCTTCTCGATGAAGGCCGCGTCGGACAGCGGTGCGGCCTCCAGCTCGCCGCGCTCGATGGCGGCGGCGTTGTCCTGGTTGTACTGCTGCGCCCAGGTGTTGAAGGACGCCACCAGTTCTTCGTTGGAAATGCTCTGGGCCGGGGTATACAGGCCGGTGCCGCTGATCACGACGTTATGCACGGTCGTTCCTCTGGTCAGAGGCCATCGCCACGCGGCGCTGGCCGGAAAGGGCAACATAATGGCACTTTAGTACCAATTTATACGCGAGGGCTGTGCCCTCGATCACAAGGCAAGCCCGCACTCTCAGGATAGGCGCTGTCCCTGTAGAAGCGGGCTTGCCCCGCGATGGGCCGCACAGCGGCCCAGATTCCCGCAAGTTTGCCACATTTCCCCAGCTTTAGGCTTCCACCTGACTCCACTGTTTGCCCAGACGTTTGTCGGAAACCGGCACCTTGGTACCCAACTGCTGGGCGAACAACGACACCCGATATTCCTCCAGCCACCAGCGGTACAGGGTAAGCTGTTCGTCCCGCTTGCCCTCCTGGGCATGCTTGTCGGCGCGAGCCTTGTACTGGGCCCATAGGTTGGCCAGCTCGCCGCTCCACACCCGGTCCTTCTGCACCTGAGAACCGAGCTTCTCCAGGCGCAGCTCCACCGCCTTGAGATAGCGCGGCAGTTCCTTGAACCAGGCCGCAGGCGTCTCGCGTACGAAGCCTGGATACACCAGGTTGGCGAGCTGCTGCTTGATGTCGTTCAGGGCGACCGCCTGGCTCAGGTCGATCTTGCCTTTGAAGCGCTTCTGCAAGCCATGCCACAGTTTGAGCACCTCCAGGGTCTGGCGCGCCAGACGCTCGGCATGCTCGGCCCAGCTGCCGCGCTTACGATCGGCCAGCCCAGCGAGCGCTGCACCGTCACGCGGCAACGGCGCCTCGCCTTCGAGGATGCAGCTGTCCAGGCTCGCCAGGAGGATATCCTCCACCAACGCCTCGACCCGGCCCAGCTCGCGATACAACAGGCCCAGCTCGGTCAGCCCCGGCAGCTTGCCGCGCAGGAACTTGGCGGGCTCGGCCAGCTGTTGCAACAACAACCGCTGCAGCGCACGGCGGTGCTGGAATTCGGCTTCGGCCTGGGTCGAGAAACGCCCTTCACGCACGGCCCCAGCCTCTTCCACCAGCGCCGGGTACACCGTCAGCGACAGGCCGGCGATCTTCTGCTGGGCGGTTTGCGCCACCTCGGCGAACGCCTTGGCCTGCACTGGCTGCTCGGCTTTTTCGTTGCGCGGCATGGCCAGCGCGGCCTGGCTCGCAGCGGCGAAACGCGCGGTCAGCTCGGCCAGGTCACGGCCTTCGCCAAGGAACTTGCCCTGGCCGTCGACCACCTCGATGTTCATGCGCAAGTGCCCTTCCACCAGCCCGGCCGCTTCGGCCCAGGCGTCGTCCGGCACCCGGGCGCCGGTCATGCGCAGCAGTTCCTGGCCCAGGGCCTGGGGCAAGGCACCCTGGCCGAAGGTCATGCGGGCCAGGGCCGCCTTGACGAAGTCGGGCACCGGCACGAAGTTCTTGCGCAGGGCCTTGGGCAGGTTGCGCACCAGAGCCACGCATTTGGCCTCCAGCAGGCCTGGGACCAGCCACTCCAGGCGCTCGCCCGGCAGGCTCGGCAGCAGCGGTGCCGGCACACGCACGGTAACGCCGTCACGGGGGTGGCCCGGCTCGAAGTGGTAGGTCAAGGGCAGGCGCAAATCGCCCACCTGCAGGCTGTCTGGGTATTGCGCGGCGGTCACCTCGCTGGCTTCGCGGGCCAGCACGTCCTCTTCGCGCATGATCAGCAGGTTCGGATCCTTCTGGCTGTTGACCCGGTACCAGCTGTCGAAGGTCGCACTCTGGTGGATCTCTGCCGGCAGGCGCGCCTCGTAGAAGGCGTACAGGGTTTCCTCGTCGGCCAGGATGTCCCGTCGCCGGGCCTTGGCTTCCAGTTCGTCGAGCTGTTCGAGCAAGCGCTTGTTGGCCGCCAGGCACTTGGCTCGCGATTGGATCTGGCCACCCACCAAGCCATCACGGATGAACAGCTCGCGGGACACCACCGGGTCGATCGGGCCGAAGTGCACCGGCCGGCGACCGACCAGGATCAGGCCATACAAGGTGATCTGTTCGTAGGCCACCGCCTGGCCGCGCTTCTTCTCCCAATGCGGCTCGAAATGGTTCTTCTTGACCAGGTGGCTGGCCAGCGGCTCGATCCAGTCCGGTTCGATCTTGGCCACCATACGTGCATAGAGCTTGGTGGTTTCCACAAGCTCCGCGGCCATCACCCATTGCGGACGCTTGCGGCCGATGCCCGAGGACGGGTGGATCCAGAAGCGCCGCTGGCGCGCGCCCTGGTAGTCGCCGTCTTCGGTCTTGTGGCCGATCTGGCTCAACAGGCCACTGAGGATGGCCTTGTGCACACGTGGGAAGTCCGCCGGCTCCTTGTTGACCGCCAATTGCAGGTCGCGACAGATCAGCGAGAGCTGGCGGTGGGCGTCGCGCCACTCACGCAGGCGCAAGTAGCTGAGAAAGTTTTTGCGGCACCAGTTGCGCAGCGGGTTGGCGGTCAGGGCCTGGCGCTGCTCCTCGAAACCCCGCCAGAGGTTGACCAGGGCGGCGAAATCGGAGTCGGTGTCCTTCCATTGGGCATGGGCCTGGTCAGCCGCCTGCTGGCGCTCCGGTGGGCGCTCGCGAGGGTCCTGCACCGACAGGGCACTGGCGACGATCAGCACTTCCTGCAGGCTGCCCTGGCGGGCGCCTTCGAGCAGCATGCGGCCCAGGCGTGGGTCGATCGGCAGGCGTGCCAGCTGACGGCCCAGCGGGGTCAGCTGGTTTTCGCGATTGACCGCCGAGAGCTCCTGCAACAGGTTGAAGCCGTCGCTGATGGCCTTGCCATCCGGTGGCTCGATGAACGGGAAGGCATCGATCGCGCCCAGGCGCAGGTGCAGCATCTGCAGGATCACCGCGGCCAGGTTGGTGCGCAGGATCTCAGGGTCGGTGAACGCCGGTCGGGCGTTGAAATCCTCTTCGCTGTACAGACGCACACAGATGCCCGGCTCGACCCGCCCGCAACGGCCCTTGCGCTGGTTGGCGCTGGCCTGCGACACCGCCTCGATGGGCAGGCGCTGGACCTTGGCCCGGTAGCTGTAGCGGCTGATGCGCGCGGTACCGGTGTCGATCACGTAGCGGATGCCCGGCACGGTCAGCGAAGTTTCGGCAACGTTGGTGGCCAGTACGACCCGGCGCCCGGTATGGGGCTGGAAGATCTTCTGCTGCTCGGCCGGCGTCAGGCGCGCATACAGCGGCAGGATCTCGGTGTGGCGCAACTGGGCCTTGCGCAGGATCTCAGCGGCATCACGAATCTCCCGCTCGCCCGGCAGGAACACCAGCACGTCACCGGGGCCCTTGCCCTCGCTGCGTTCGTGATGGGCCAGTTCGTCCAGGGTGGCGAGAATCGCCTGGTCGACAGTGAGGTCATCCTCGACGCGGTTGCCCTCCTCGTCCTGCTCGCTGGTCAACGGGCGGTACCAGGTCTCCACCGGGAAGGTGCGGCCCGACACCTCGATGATCGGCGCGCCGTCGAAATGCTTGGAGAAGCGCTCCAGGTCAATGGTCGCCGAGGTGATGATCAGCTTCAGGTCCGGGCGGCGGTGCAGCAGGGTCTTCAGGTAGCCGAGCAGGAAGTCGATGTTCAGGCTGCGTTCGTGGGCTTCGTCGACGATGATCGTGTCGTAGCGCTCGAGGAAGCGGTCGTGCTGGGTCTCGGCCAGCAGGATACCGTCGGTCATCAGCTTGACCAGGGTACCGGCATCGCTCTGATCCTCGAAGCGCACCTGGTAGCCGATCAGCCCGCCCAAGGGCGTGCCCAGTTCTTCGGCCACCCGCGCCGCCACGCTGCGCGCGGCGATCCGGCGCGGCTGGGTGTGGGCGATCAGGCCATGCCGACCGCGGCCCATCTCCAGGCAGATCTTCGGCAACTGGGTGGTCTTGCCCGAACCGGTCTCGCCAGCGATCACCAGCACCTGGTGCTCGGCCAGGGCCTTCTTGATTTCGTCGCGCTTGGCCGCGATGGGCAGGCTGTCGTCGTAGCGGATGCTCGGCACGCTCTGCTCGCGGGCCACGACCTGGGCGCAGGAAGCCTGGACCTTTTCCACCCACGACGCCTGTTTCGCCTCGTCGGGGCGCTTGCGCAGCTCGTGCAGTTGGCGCCGCAGCCGATGGCGGTCGGCGATCATGGCGTGGTCGAGGTTCTTCAGGAGTTGGTCGATGGAGTGGTCTGTCATGGGGCTTTTTGATGATGCAGGTGGGTCTGCTTTTTCATGATCGCATTCGAAAGATGGGCGATTGTCGCAGATTTCATCGCCGGCTGTACCGGCGCAATCGGGGGACAAGCCCGCTCCCACAACTACGGCGCAGATATTGGGAACGGCGCAGTATGTGTGTGGGCTTGTCCCGCGATTGCGCCGCGAAGGGCCTCAGGATGAAAGCCCATACAACGAGAATGTTTAACCATCCCAGGAGTGAACATCGCCAATCACTGCTTTAATCAACCTTACGCCCCATGTGAGTATCCAGGCATGACCTGCCCCCCAAGCAATGCGCACCCGGCCCTTCCCAAGGCCAAGGCGCGCGCCGGCGAAAACCCGCTGGTACACGTCATCCTCGCCTTCTGGGCCCTGTGGCACTGCCGCCACGCACGCCCGCCGGATACTTCGTTCGCGTCCCACTGACCCGTCCCGGCCACCTTCGGCCGGTTTCTTGGTACGACCCGCCGCCTGTACGCGGTGGTCCTGTGCGCCTGCGGGCGCGAGCGAACATCATGCATTTTGCCAACCCCGACCAGGCCAGGCGTTTCCTGGCCGACAACCCTGATATCGAGCTGTTCGAACTGTTCATCCTCGACGCCAACGGCGTGCCTCGTGGCAAGCTGCTGCACCGCGATGAGCTGCTGGCGGTGTACGAAAGCGGCCGTCCTCTGCCCAGTACCATCCTTGGCCTGACCCTCAATGGCGAGGACGTGGAAGACTCCGGCCTGGTCTGGGACGTAGGCGATATCGACTGCCGCGCCTACCCGCTCGAAGGCAGCCTGGTACGCCTGCCCTGGCGACGCGTGCCGACCGCCGCCGTGCAGGTGAGCATGCACCCCAGCGAGGGCCTGCCGGCCAGCGTGGCCGACCCGCGTCATGTATTGCTGCGCACCCTCGAAGCGCTCGAGGCCGACGGCTACCACCCGGTGATGGCCTGCGAGCTGGAGTTCTATCTGCTCGATCAGCAACGCGACGCGCAGGGGCGCCCGCAACCGGCACTGGACAGCGACGGTGGTCGCCCACACGCCACCCAGGTGTACGGGCTGCGTGAGCTCGAACAGATCGAACCCTTCCTCGCCGACCTCTATGCCGCCTGCAAGGCCCAGGGCATCCCCGCACGCACGGCGATCTCCGAATACGCGCCCGGCCAGGTGGAAATCACCCTGGAACACGGCCCTGCCCTGCAGGCCATGGACCAGGCCGTGCGCTACAAGCGCCTGGTCAAGGGCATCGCCAACGCGCATGGCATGCAGGCCTGCTTCATGGCCAAGCCCTTCGCCCACCTGGCCGGCACTGGCATGCACATGCACCTGAGCCTGGCCGATGCCGCGGGCAACAACCTGTTCGCCAGCGACGATCCAGCGGGTACCCCGCTGCTGCGCCAGGCGGTCGGCGGCATGCTGCGCCACCTGCGCGAATCGCTGCTGCTGTTCTGCCCCAACGCCAACTCCTACCGGCGCTTCCAGGCCAACAGCTACGCGCCCCTGGCGCCGACCTGGGGCGTCGACAACCGGACCGTGAGCCTGCGCGTGCCGGGTGGACCAGCCAACAGCCGGCACGTGGAGCATCGTATCTGCGGTGCCGACGCCAACCCGTACCTGGCCGCCGCGGCCATCCTCGCCGCCGCCCACCGGGGTGTACGCGAGCAGCTCGACCCTGGTGCGCCGGTGCAAGGCAACGGCTACGCCCAAGCCAAGGAGCACCTGCCCACCGAGTGGCTGACCGCCCTCGAGGCCCTGGAGCATTCGACGTGGGCCCGGGAGGCCCTGGGCGAGGCCTTCCTCGGGGTCTACCTGAAGGTCAAGCGCGCCGAGTACCGCCAGTTCATGGCCGAAGTCGGCGAGCAGGACTGGCGTTGGTACCTGCACCAGGCATGAGCCTCATCCGTTTGAAGGAATCGACATGAACGCAGCATCGAACGACCCGACGGCGCAACGAGCGCCGTCCTACTACAGCGCCACGCTCAACGACCCGACCGCCTACCCGACGCTCACCGGCACCGAGCAGGTCGACGTGGCCATTATCGGCGGCGGCTTCACCGGTGTGGCCACGGCGGTGGAGCTGGCCGAACGTGGCCTGAAGGTGGCCATCGTCGAAACCAACCGGATCGGCTGGGGCGCCAGCGGGCGCAACGGCGGCCAGGTCACCGGCAGCCTTTCGGGCGACGAGGCCATGCGCACGCAGATGCGCAAGCGCCTGGGCAGCGAGGTGGACGACTTCATCTGGCACCTGCGCTGGCGCGGGCACCAGATCATCGAACGACGCGTGGAACGTTACGGTATCGCCTGCGACCTCAAGCGCGGCCACCTGCATGCGGCCATGAAACCGTCGCACATGGACGAGCTGCAAGCCAGCTACGACGAAGCCCTGCGCCGCGGAATGGGCGGCCAGGTGCAATTGCTCGACCGCACCGAAGTCGGCCAGCATCTGCAAAGCCCGCTGTACCTGGGGGCCTTGAAGAACACCCGTAACCTGCACCTGCACCCACTCAACCTATGCATGGGCGAAGCCCGTGCCGCCCACTCCCTGGGCGCGCTGGTATTCGAGAACTCCGAAGTGCTGGACATCATCCATGGCCCACGCCCTGCAGTGGTCACAGCCCGGGGCCGCATCGAGGCACGTCAGGTGCTGCTGGCAGGCGATGTCTACCACAAGTTGGAAAAGCGCCAGCTCAAGGGCAAGATCTTCCCGGCCATGGGCGGCATCGTCACCACCGCGCCCTTGGGTGAACTGGCCGAGCAGATCAACCCCCAGGATCTTGCGGTATACGACTGCCGCTTCGTCCTCGACTACTACCGCCTGACAGCCGACAAACGCTTGTTGTTCGGCGGCGGCGCCAACTATTCAGGCAAGGATTCGCGGGACATCGAAGGCGAGCTGCGCCCCTGCATCGAGCGCACCTTCCCGGCGCTCAAGGGCGTGCCGATCGAGTTCAAGTGGAGCTGCGCCATGGGCATCGTGGTCAACCGTATCCCGCAGCTGGGCAAGCTTTCGGACAACGTCTGGTATTGCCAGGGCTATTCAGGGCATGGCATCGCCACCAGCCACATCATGGGCGAGATCATGGCCGAAGCCTTGACCGGGACGCTGGAGAAATTCGACACCTTCGCAGCGTGCAAGCACATCAAGGTGCCGATGGGGGATCTGCTGGGCAACCCGCTGCTGGCGGCGGGGATGTGGTACTACCAGATGCTCGAGAAACTGCGCTGACTCCGTGCCCTCTGTAGGAGCGGCCTTGTGCCGCGAAAGGGCCGCAAAGCGGCCCCGGGGCTCATCAGGGAGGCAGAAAAAGCGGGGGCTGCCTGGCAGCCCTTTCGCGGCACAAGGCCGCTCCTACAGGGATGCGCGTCGACAGTGGGTCAGGCGATTTTCTTCAGGCCCTGTTTCTTAAGTTCTTCATCGCGCAGCTCGCGACGCAGGATCTTGCCGACGTTGGTGGTCGGCAGCGCATCGCGGAATTCGATGTAGCGCGGCACCTTGTAGCCAGTGACGTTGGCGCGCATATGCTCCATCACCTGCTCTTTGGTCAGGGTCATGCCCGGCTTGACCACGATGAACATCTTGATCACCTCGCCCGACTTCTCGTCCGGTACACCGATCGCCGCGCACTGCAGCACGCCCGGCAAGCCAGCCAGCACATCTTCGAGCTCGTTGGGGTACACGTTGAAGCCGGACACCAGGATCATGTCCTTCTTGCGATCGACAATGCGCATGTAGCCGTCCGGCTGGATCACCGCGATGTCGCCGGTCTTCAGCCAACCGTCCTGGTCGAGGATCTCGGCGGTGGCGTCCTCGCGCTGCCAGTAGCCCTTCATGACTTGCGGGCCCTTGACGCACAGTTCGCCGACCTCACCCAGGCCCAGTTCGCGACCGCTGTCATCGATGACCTTGCACAGGGTGGAAGGCACCGGAATGCCGATGGTGCCGACCTGGTTGGCCTCGGCCGGGTTGACCGCCGCCACCGGGCTGGTCTCGGTCATGCCGTAGCCTTCGCAGATGGCGCAACCGGTCACCGCCTTCCAGCGCTCGGCCACGCTCAACTGCAAGGCCATGCCGCCGGAGAGGGTGATCTTCAACGCCGAGAAGTCCAGGGCACGGAAGGCGTCGTTGTTGCACAGGGCGACGAACAAGGTGTTGAGCCCGACGAAGCCGCTGAACTTCCACTTGCCCAGCTCCTTGACCATCGCCGACAAGTCACGCGGGTTGCTGATCAGCACGTTGTGGTTGCCGATCAGCATCATGGCCATGCAATGGAAGGTGAACGCATAGATGTGATACAGCGGCAGCGGGGTGATGAGGATCTCGCACCCCTCATGCAGGTTGGAGCCCATCAGCGCCCGGCATTGCAGCATATTGGCCACCAGGTTGCGGTGGGTCAGCATGGCGCCCTTGGCAACCCCCGTGGTACCGCCGGTATACTGCAGCACCGCGACGTCGTTGGGCTGAGGGTTGGCCTCGGTGACCGCGCCGCCCTT contains:
- a CDS encoding putative porin, with amino-acid sequence MRLVSTLTGVSLTGMMLALSAPASAAVDAKLLEMLRANGSINQAQYNELQADLAKETKEKAEQKAQADRLSSFEQKVAWAAKTQIKGDVRLRYEDVNVDNPNSRSGNQDRERVRARVGFYSQINPQVDAGIRVATGSSSDARSTNQSLDNYFDKKSLWVDLAYLDWHPTAVPNLHLIGGKMPQPWVSMGDIIWDSDINPEGVAVTYKTDLGGAELFGSAGHYNLKDNVDGDGVQFKHDAQLYHGQLGARFDAADTVKVTVGTSIYGYDNDKESAALRAFGNTTNEFNLVEGFGQVDFTGFAIPLSAYGQYVKNTESTDGEDKAWLAGLKTKLGAWSLDYNYRDVQRNAVVSAFTDSDFGAGFTGSRGHKFKVGYEIDKNFSLGAAYLMAKTDLSQLPNSNADVDTLQVDLEAKF
- a CDS encoding beta-ketoacyl-ACP synthase III, coding for MHNVVISGTGLYTPAQSISNEELVASFNTWAQQYNQDNAAAIERGELEAAPLSDAAFIEKASGIKSRFVMDKAGILDPQRMKPRLPERSNDEPSILCEMAVAAARQALERAGRTAADVDGVIVACSNLQRPYPAISIEVQQALGIEGFAFDMNVACSSATFGIQTAANSVQLGQARAVLMVNPEICTGHLNFRDRDSHFIFGDAATAVLVERADQATSAHQFEVVSTKLWTGFSNNIRNNFGFLNRAAEEGIDAPDKLFVQEGRKVFKEVCPKVAELIGQHLEENDLQPSDVNRFWLHQANLSMNHLIVKKLVGREVAEDDAPVILDRYANTSSAGSVIAFHLYQDDLPKGALGVLSSFGAGYSIGSVILRKR
- the hrpA gene encoding ATP-dependent RNA helicase HrpA — protein: MTDHSIDQLLKNLDHAMIADRHRLRRQLHELRKRPDEAKQASWVEKVQASCAQVVAREQSVPSIRYDDSLPIAAKRDEIKKALAEHQVLVIAGETGSGKTTQLPKICLEMGRGRHGLIAHTQPRRIAARSVAARVAEELGTPLGGLIGYQVRFEDQSDAGTLVKLMTDGILLAETQHDRFLERYDTIIVDEAHERSLNIDFLLGYLKTLLHRRPDLKLIITSATIDLERFSKHFDGAPIIEVSGRTFPVETWYRPLTSEQDEEGNRVEDDLTVDQAILATLDELAHHERSEGKGPGDVLVFLPGEREIRDAAEILRKAQLRHTEILPLYARLTPAEQQKIFQPHTGRRVVLATNVAETSLTVPGIRYVIDTGTARISRYSYRAKVQRLPIEAVSQASANQRKGRCGRVEPGICVRLYSEEDFNARPAFTDPEILRTNLAAVILQMLHLRLGAIDAFPFIEPPDGKAISDGFNLLQELSAVNRENQLTPLGRQLARLPIDPRLGRMLLEGARQGSLQEVLIVASALSVQDPRERPPERQQAADQAHAQWKDTDSDFAALVNLWRGFEEQRQALTANPLRNWCRKNFLSYLRLREWRDAHRQLSLICRDLQLAVNKEPADFPRVHKAILSGLLSQIGHKTEDGDYQGARQRRFWIHPSSGIGRKRPQWVMAAELVETTKLYARMVAKIEPDWIEPLASHLVKKNHFEPHWEKKRGQAVAYEQITLYGLILVGRRPVHFGPIDPVVSRELFIRDGLVGGQIQSRAKCLAANKRLLEQLDELEAKARRRDILADEETLYAFYEARLPAEIHQSATFDSWYRVNSQKDPNLLIMREEDVLAREASEVTAAQYPDSLQVGDLRLPLTYHFEPGHPRDGVTVRVPAPLLPSLPGERLEWLVPGLLEAKCVALVRNLPKALRKNFVPVPDFVKAALARMTFGQGALPQALGQELLRMTGARVPDDAWAEAAGLVEGHLRMNIEVVDGQGKFLGEGRDLAELTARFAAASQAALAMPRNEKAEQPVQAKAFAEVAQTAQQKIAGLSLTVYPALVEEAGAVREGRFSTQAEAEFQHRRALQRLLLQQLAEPAKFLRGKLPGLTELGLLYRELGRVEALVEDILLASLDSCILEGEAPLPRDGAALAGLADRKRGSWAEHAERLARQTLEVLKLWHGLQKRFKGKIDLSQAVALNDIKQQLANLVYPGFVRETPAAWFKELPRYLKAVELRLEKLGSQVQKDRVWSGELANLWAQYKARADKHAQEGKRDEQLTLYRWWLEEYRVSLFAQQLGTKVPVSDKRLGKQWSQVEA
- a CDS encoding glutamine synthetase family protein: MHFANPDQARRFLADNPDIELFELFILDANGVPRGKLLHRDELLAVYESGRPLPSTILGLTLNGEDVEDSGLVWDVGDIDCRAYPLEGSLVRLPWRRVPTAAVQVSMHPSEGLPASVADPRHVLLRTLEALEADGYHPVMACELEFYLLDQQRDAQGRPQPALDSDGGRPHATQVYGLRELEQIEPFLADLYAACKAQGIPARTAISEYAPGQVEITLEHGPALQAMDQAVRYKRLVKGIANAHGMQACFMAKPFAHLAGTGMHMHLSLADAAGNNLFASDDPAGTPLLRQAVGGMLRHLRESLLLFCPNANSYRRFQANSYAPLAPTWGVDNRTVSLRVPGGPANSRHVEHRICGADANPYLAAAAILAAAHRGVREQLDPGAPVQGNGYAQAKEHLPTEWLTALEALEHSTWAREALGEAFLGVYLKVKRAEYRQFMAEVGEQDWRWYLHQA
- a CDS encoding NAD(P)/FAD-dependent oxidoreductase; translation: MNAASNDPTAQRAPSYYSATLNDPTAYPTLTGTEQVDVAIIGGGFTGVATAVELAERGLKVAIVETNRIGWGASGRNGGQVTGSLSGDEAMRTQMRKRLGSEVDDFIWHLRWRGHQIIERRVERYGIACDLKRGHLHAAMKPSHMDELQASYDEALRRGMGGQVQLLDRTEVGQHLQSPLYLGALKNTRNLHLHPLNLCMGEARAAHSLGALVFENSEVLDIIHGPRPAVVTARGRIEARQVLLAGDVYHKLEKRQLKGKIFPAMGGIVTTAPLGELAEQINPQDLAVYDCRFVLDYYRLTADKRLLFGGGANYSGKDSRDIEGELRPCIERTFPALKGVPIEFKWSCAMGIVVNRIPQLGKLSDNVWYCQGYSGHGIATSHIMGEIMAEALTGTLEKFDTFAACKHIKVPMGDLLGNPLLAAGMWYYQMLEKLR
- the fadD1 gene encoding long-chain-fatty-acid--CoA ligase FadD1 — translated: MIENFWKDKYPAGITAQINPDEFPNIQAVLKQSCQRFADKPAFSNLGKTLTYGELYTLSGAFAAWLQQHTDLKPGDRIAVQLPNVLQYPVAVFGAMRAGLIVVNTNPLYTAREMEHQFNDSGAKALVCLANMAHLAEKVVPKTQVKHVIVTEVADLLPPLKRLLINSVIKYVKKMVPAYNLPGAVRFNDALALGKGGAVTEANPQPNDVAVLQYTGGTTGVAKGAMLTHRNLVANMLQCRALMGSNLHEGCEILITPLPLYHIYAFTFHCMAMMLIGNHNVLISNPRDLSAMVKELGKWKFSGFVGLNTLFVALCNNDAFRALDFSALKITLSGGMALQLSVAERWKAVTGCAICEGYGMTETSPVAAVNPAEANQVGTIGIPVPSTLCKVIDDSGRELGLGEVGELCVKGPQVMKGYWQREDATAEILDQDGWLKTGDIAVIQPDGYMRIVDRKKDMILVSGFNVYPNELEDVLAGLPGVLQCAAIGVPDEKSGEVIKMFIVVKPGMTLTKEQVMEHMRANVTGYKVPRYIEFRDALPTTNVGKILRRELRDEELKKQGLKKIA